In the genome of Pseudopipra pipra isolate bDixPip1 chromosome 4, bDixPip1.hap1, whole genome shotgun sequence, one region contains:
- the GIMD1 gene encoding GTPase IMAP family member GIMD1 translates to MADTNEMTINLVVLGKTQTGKSASGNSLLGSSDFESRRSPSSVTTCCSLGRSCRILGIMRRNGCELALRVRVLDTPSYPHSALSKEQVRDTVASALAHHFGEEGLHLALLVLRADLPLCPDESNDAVQFIQELLGPTWKDFTAVLLTHADKAEEAGCSEETYLHSASSTLLSLLSSVQHKYIFLDNQKSITKEERTIVLRKLLNFIRQNNYQVLLLKNSKE, encoded by the exons ATGGCAGACACCAATGAGATGACAATCAACCTTGTTGTCCTTGGAAAAACTCAGACTGGCAAGAGTGCTTCTGGGAACAGCCTGCTGGGCAGCTCAGACTTTGAGAGCCGTCGCTCCCCAAGCTCTGTGACTACATGCTGTAGCCTTGGACGCAGCTGTCGCATTTTGGGGATTATGCGAAGAAATGGCTGCGAGCTGGCTCTCCGCGTTCGAGTACTTGACACTCCAAGCTACCCTCACAGTGCTCTGAGCAAGGAGCAGGTGAGAGACACGGTGGCATCAGCCCTGGCTCACCACTTCGGGGAGGAAGGCCTGCACCTGGCTCTCTTGGTCCTGCGGGCTGACTTGCCTCTGTGTCCGGATGAGAGTAATGATGCAGTTCAGTTCATCCag GAACTTCTGGGTCCCACATGGAAGGATTTCACTGCAGTTTTACTTACTCATGCAGACAAGGCAGAAGAAGCTGGATGCAGTGAAGAAACATACTTGCACAGTGCCTCAAGTACTCTGTTGTCACTTTTGAGCTCAGTACAgcataaatacattttcctaGACAACCAGAAGAGCATAACTAAAGAGGAAAGAACCATTGTCTTAAGAAAGCTCTTGAATTTTATAAGACAAAATAATTATCAAGTGCTTTTACTTAAAAACAGCAAGGAATAA